The Flavobacterium marginilacus genome window below encodes:
- a CDS encoding pYEATS domain-containing protein translates to MASNEIKNQNETELEKEKKTIKEAETSILLTLYMGLFLGLVPVIGFPVTIPEMGGKILFIGIILGIASFLSFFFTGTLFGMPKRNNEKESDYSLNNSLVEISDWLTKIIVGLGLVNLKEIPGYLVSLGEYVKTSSKYDGQLLNIYSIGIVIYFGFLGLYIGYNYMRLVLSSKYKYADDNLIRKELEIANEKINEVKEEIQQKEIKIIQSQNLIQEKEQLTKSLITKINEPSISSTEFETTVKKITSADEIKKDRANIKSEVDKMIDEAKLKLHKGLILNHDDPQKGQWKSKAVNNERELKATVTEENKGLYHINLQIVSTNPKSNPLKNGEYVLFALHNTFGNLPFKLVQVEKQSAEITFYSYGSFTVGAFADNGTTELELDLAELPDVSSYFKTH, encoded by the coding sequence ATGGCAAGTAACGAAATCAAAAATCAAAACGAAACGGAATTAGAAAAAGAAAAAAAGACAATAAAAGAAGCCGAAACCTCAATCTTACTGACATTGTACATGGGTCTTTTTTTAGGATTAGTCCCTGTAATTGGTTTTCCGGTTACTATTCCAGAAATGGGAGGGAAAATTCTTTTTATTGGAATAATCCTTGGCATAGCCTCTTTTTTAAGTTTTTTTTTCACGGGAACACTCTTCGGTATGCCCAAACGAAACAATGAAAAAGAAAGTGATTATTCTCTAAACAACAGCTTAGTTGAAATTTCAGACTGGTTAACCAAAATAATTGTCGGGCTTGGACTAGTCAATCTAAAAGAGATTCCAGGTTATCTGGTTTCGCTGGGAGAATATGTAAAAACCTCATCCAAATATGACGGTCAGCTTCTAAATATTTACAGCATCGGAATAGTAATTTATTTTGGTTTTTTAGGCTTATACATTGGATACAACTATATGCGCCTCGTTTTATCCAGTAAATACAAATATGCCGATGACAATCTGATTCGGAAAGAACTGGAAATAGCAAATGAAAAAATCAATGAAGTAAAAGAAGAAATACAGCAGAAAGAGATAAAAATAATCCAAAGCCAAAATCTGATACAAGAAAAAGAACAGCTGACAAAATCTTTAATAACTAAAATCAATGAACCATCGATATCAAGTACCGAGTTTGAAACGACAGTCAAAAAAATAACCAGCGCAGATGAAATTAAAAAAGACAGAGCAAACATAAAATCCGAAGTCGACAAAATGATAGATGAAGCCAAATTAAAACTGCACAAAGGCCTAATCCTAAATCATGACGACCCTCAAAAAGGACAATGGAAATCAAAAGCAGTAAACAATGAAAGAGAATTAAAAGCAACTGTTACCGAGGAAAACAAAGGATTATACCATATTAATTTACAGATAGTTTCCACAAATCCTAAAAGTAATCCATTAAAAAATGGTGAATACGTATTATTTGCTCTTCACAATACCTTTGGTAATCTGCCTTTCAAACTCGTGCAAGTCGAAAAACAATCTGCAGAAATTACTTTTTACAGTTATGGTTCTTTTACTGTTGGAGCCTTTGCAGATAATGGCACAACTGAATTGGAACTTGATCTAGCAGAATTACCAGATGTTTCAAGTTATTTTAAAACCCACTAA
- the htpG gene encoding molecular chaperone HtpG, with translation MTTGKINVSVENIFPLIKKFLYSDHEIFLRELISNGTDATLKLKHLISIGETNVEYGSPIIEVKIDKEGKKLHIIDQGLGMTADEVEKYINQVAFSGAEEFLDKYKDSAKDSGIIGHFGLGFYSAFMVAEKVEIITKSYKDEPAAHWTCDGSPEFTLEPADKTTRGTEIILHIAEDSLEFLEEFKISGLLSKYNKFMPIPIKFGTKKETLPKPEDAPEDYTAETIEVDNIVNNPNPAWTKQPSDLSDADYKDFYREMYPMQFEEPLFHIHLNVDYPFNLTGILYFPKLSGDLQIQKDKIQLYQNQVFVTDNVEGIVPEFLMMLRGVVDSPDIPLNVSRSGLQADGAVKKISNYITRKVADKLKSLFNENRADFEQKWNDIKIVLEYGMLSEDKFYEKAGAFVLYPTVDDTYFTLEELKEKIKEKQTDKDGKLVVLYAGNKEAQHSYIEIAKDKGYEVLLLDSPIISHLIQKIEGDNSGMQFVRVDSDHIDNLIKKEENAISKLSDEEKANLKTVLETIVPKQTYTVQLEALDSEAAPFIITQPEFMRRMKEMSQTGGGGMFGMGNMPEMYNLVVNTNSDLATSILNNSDKSAQENLVKQALDLAKLSQNLLKGEALTAFVKRSFELIK, from the coding sequence ATGACAACAGGTAAAATTAATGTTTCGGTTGAAAACATCTTTCCTTTAATCAAGAAATTTCTATACAGTGATCACGAAATTTTCCTGCGTGAATTAATTTCTAACGGAACCGATGCAACTTTAAAATTAAAACATCTAATCAGTATTGGAGAAACTAATGTTGAATATGGTTCACCAATTATTGAAGTTAAAATTGACAAAGAAGGCAAAAAACTTCACATCATCGATCAAGGTTTAGGAATGACTGCCGATGAAGTAGAAAAATACATCAATCAGGTTGCTTTCTCGGGAGCTGAAGAATTTTTAGATAAATACAAAGACTCTGCTAAAGATTCTGGTATTATTGGTCACTTTGGACTTGGTTTTTATTCAGCTTTTATGGTTGCTGAGAAAGTAGAAATCATCACAAAATCATACAAAGACGAACCAGCGGCACACTGGACATGTGACGGAAGTCCGGAATTTACATTAGAACCAGCTGACAAAACGACTAGAGGAACTGAAATCATTTTACATATTGCAGAAGATTCTCTTGAGTTCCTGGAAGAATTTAAAATCTCTGGCTTATTGAGCAAATACAATAAGTTCATGCCTATTCCGATTAAATTTGGAACCAAAAAAGAAACACTTCCAAAACCAGAAGATGCTCCAGAAGATTATACTGCTGAAACTATCGAAGTTGATAATATTGTAAACAATCCAAATCCAGCCTGGACTAAACAGCCGTCTGATTTATCTGATGCTGATTATAAAGATTTCTACCGCGAAATGTATCCAATGCAGTTTGAAGAGCCATTGTTTCATATTCACTTAAACGTAGATTATCCTTTTAATCTGACTGGTATTTTATATTTTCCAAAATTAAGCGGAGATCTTCAGATCCAGAAAGACAAAATTCAATTGTACCAAAACCAAGTATTCGTGACGGATAACGTTGAAGGAATTGTTCCTGAATTCCTTATGATGCTTCGCGGTGTTGTTGATTCGCCGGATATTCCTTTGAATGTTTCACGTTCAGGACTTCAGGCTGATGGTGCAGTTAAGAAAATCTCGAACTACATCACCCGTAAAGTGGCTGATAAATTGAAATCTTTGTTCAACGAAAACAGAGCTGATTTCGAACAAAAATGGAATGATATTAAAATTGTTCTGGAATACGGAATGCTTTCTGAAGATAAATTCTACGAAAAAGCAGGAGCGTTTGTACTTTACCCAACTGTTGATGACACTTATTTTACTCTTGAAGAATTAAAAGAGAAAATCAAAGAGAAACAAACCGATAAAGACGGAAAACTTGTTGTTTTATATGCTGGAAATAAAGAAGCACAGCACTCTTATATTGAAATCGCAAAAGACAAAGGATATGAAGTTTTGTTATTGGATTCACCAATCATTTCACACTTAATCCAAAAAATTGAAGGAGACAATAGCGGTATGCAGTTTGTTCGTGTCGATTCTGATCATATTGATAACTTGATCAAAAAAGAAGAAAACGCTATTTCTAAATTATCTGATGAAGAAAAAGCAAACTTAAAAACGGTTCTTGAAACTATTGTTCCTAAACAAACTTACACTGTACAGCTTGAAGCATTAGACAGTGAAGCAGCTCCATTCATTATCACGCAGCCAGAATTTATGCGTAGAATGAAAGAAATGAGTCAAACTGGCGGCGGCGGAATGTTCGGAATGGGCAACATGCCGGAAATGTACAATTTGGTTGTGAACACTAACTCCGACTTAGCTACAAGTATATTGAATAACTCCGACAAATCGGCACAGGAAAACTTGGTTAAACAAGCACTTGATTTGGCTAAATTATCTCAAAATTTATTAAAAGGGGAAGCATTAACCGCTTTCGTAAAAAGAAGTTTTGAACTGATAAAATAA
- a CDS encoding lipocalin family protein: MRKILLICAMAIMVFACKSGSTAPTAPAAPAPVSNAPMTKLDKASQVGIKGDWQIVSVTYPGSDYIKVNSFNLADSKCFIGSTWHFISNNNKGTMTLNSPNCTAFTSAITWYINKEGQFVLKILDEGLKSKNVKTGFVLAVRNQSETSFELVDKINVGSKPTDVVYLFQKAN; the protein is encoded by the coding sequence ATGAGAAAAATTCTTTTAATATGCGCTATGGCCATTATGGTCTTTGCTTGTAAGTCTGGATCTACAGCTCCGACAGCACCTGCAGCACCAGCACCAGTTTCTAATGCTCCAATGACAAAATTAGATAAGGCTTCTCAAGTTGGAATAAAAGGAGATTGGCAGATTGTAAGTGTAACTTATCCTGGATCTGATTATATTAAAGTAAATTCTTTTAATCTTGCCGATTCAAAATGTTTTATAGGAAGCACTTGGCATTTTATTTCTAATAATAATAAAGGAACAATGACTTTGAATAGTCCAAATTGTACTGCTTTTACGTCGGCAATTACATGGTATATTAATAAGGAAGGACAATTTGTGCTAAAAATATTAGATGAAGGATTGAAATCTAAAAACGTAAAAACCGGTTTTGTTCTTGCTGTAAGAAATCAATCGGAAACTTCGTTTGAATTGGTTGATAAAATAAACGTAGGAAGTAAGCCGACAGATGTTGTTTACTTATTTCAAAAAGCTAATTAA
- a CDS encoding OmpA family protein, with amino-acid sequence MRKISIIGLSSLFMLSILFTGCDSVKNANNTQKGAGIGAVAGGVIGAIIGNNTKLGTAAGAAIGAAVGGGTGALIGNSMDKQAREIDQALPGAEVERVGEGIHLTLNENAVRFDVNKATLTAQAKANLDKLVPVFNSYADTNIEIFGYTDNTGKPEYNLILSQKRAESVKTYLISKGLAASRFKTSGYGIADPIATNDTKEGQSQNRRVEFAITANAKMIEDAKKKQ; translated from the coding sequence ATGAGAAAAATATCGATTATAGGACTAAGCAGTTTGTTTATGTTAAGCATTCTTTTTACTGGATGTGATTCAGTAAAGAATGCCAATAATACTCAAAAAGGAGCAGGAATAGGAGCCGTTGCCGGCGGAGTTATCGGGGCAATTATTGGAAACAATACCAAGCTAGGAACTGCTGCAGGTGCTGCGATTGGTGCTGCTGTAGGCGGCGGAACCGGAGCCTTGATTGGAAACAGTATGGATAAACAAGCCCGTGAAATAGATCAGGCTCTGCCTGGAGCAGAAGTGGAAAGAGTAGGAGAAGGAATTCACTTGACTTTAAACGAGAACGCTGTTCGTTTTGATGTAAATAAAGCGACTTTGACAGCTCAAGCCAAAGCGAATCTGGATAAATTAGTTCCAGTATTCAATTCGTATGCAGATACCAACATTGAAATTTTTGGTTATACGGATAATACGGGTAAACCAGAGTACAATCTGATACTTTCACAAAAAAGAGCCGAATCTGTAAAAACGTATTTGATTTCAAAAGGATTGGCGGCAAGCCGTTTCAAAACATCCGGTTATGGAATAGCTGACCCAATTGCTACGAATGATACAAAAGAAGGACAAAGCCAAAACCGCCGTGTAGAATTTGCAATTACTGCAAATGCTAAAATGATTGAAGACGCTAAAAAGAAACAATAA